A single genomic interval of Coccidioides posadasii str. Silveira chromosome 1, complete sequence harbors:
- a CDS encoding uncharacterized protein (EggNog:ENOG410PFWI~COG:F,P~TransMembrane:12 (i91-108o120-141i162-181o193-210i217-237o277-299i311-334o354-376i441-465o477-496i539-555o575-598i)~BUSCO:4101at33183), whose protein sequence is MENSKTFSVNQRWKSEEAVSAPTPDPAAHQHQYANQRPPGIEKEIYSKQLEYGTGSSDQKFEESHTGGPAEGGKFKTWCRRYQRYIRTGKYFIIWLLFTGWWIAGLILRRKDLGWVVPFLVYLCITMRILFFYVPISIITRSMHWIWRNTARRFVPMIPEKYQTLAGAALVVAVILIGAFASPEAADNTRENRAVSLVGLAVLLGGLWITSKDRKRIVWRTVIVGMLVQFIMALFVLRTRVGYDIFNFIAMRATDLLAFAGKGTEFLTSGEVLKLPWFLITVVPAIIFFVSLVQLLYYINFIQWFIGKFAVFFFWSMRVSGAEAVVAAASPFIGQGESVMLIRPFINYLTMAEIHQVMCSGFATIAGSVFVAYVALGVNPQALISSCVMSIPASLAVSKMRYPEKEETLTAGRVTIPEDEGNKPVNALHAFAAGAWLGLKIAAMITATLLCIISLIGLANGLLTWWGRYLNINDPPLTIELIVGYLCYPVAFLLGVPRNGDILKVARLIGLKLIANEFVAYRALQTQAEYATLSPRSRLIATYALCGFANIGSLGNQVGVLSQLAPDRTADVTRVAVSALITGALSTLSSASIAGLLVTDER, encoded by the exons ATGGAAAATTCCAAAACCTTTTCAGTTAATCAGCGGTGGAAGAGCGAAGAAGCAGTATCAGCGCCTACACCGGACCCTGCTGCTCATCAGCATCAGTACGCGAATCAAAGGCCGCCTGGAATAGAAAAGGAAATATATTCCAAGCAATTGGAATATGGCACTGGATCAAGTGATCAAAAATTCGAAGAGAGCCATACGGGTGGCCCGGCGGAGGGAGGAAAATTCAAAACATGGTGTCGCCGATATCAAAGATATATCCGTACTGGGAAATATTTCATCATTTGGCTCTTGTTCACTGG CTGGTGGATCGCCGGGCTTATTCTCCGCCGAAAAGACCTGGGTTGGGTAGTCCCATTCCTCGTTTACCTTTGCATTACTATGCgcattttgtttttctatGTCCCGATATCCATAATTACCAGGTCGATGCATTGGATATGGAGAAATACCGCCCGCCGTTTCGTTCCGATGATTCCAGAAAAATATCAGACTTTGGCCGGCGCGGCATTGGTCGTTGCGGTCATCCTCATAGGCGCGTTTGCCTCGCCAGAAGCAGCTGACAATACCCGCGAAAACCGTGCAGTTAGCTTAGTCGGGTTGGCCGTGTTATTGGGGGGTCTGTGGATAACGTCCAAAGACCGCAAGAGAATAGTATGGAGGACCGTCATTGTCGGCATGCTAGTCCAATTCATTATGGCATTATTCGTTCTGCGCACCAGAGTTGGGTACGATATATTCAACTTCATCGCCATGCGTGCCACTGACCTTCTTGCCTTCGCTGGAAAAGGAACCGAATTCTTGACCAGCGGAGAGGTTCTCAAACTTCCCTGGTTTCTCATTACCGTGGTGCCGGCGATCATTTTCTTCGTATCTCTAGTCCAACTTTTGTATTACATCAACTTCATCCAGTGGTTCATTGGAAAATTCGccgttttcttcttctggtCCATGCGGGTGTCGGGCGCGGAAGCTGTTGTTGCAGCTGCGTCACCATTCATTGGCCAAGGCGAATCGGTCATGTTGATTCGGCCATTTATCAATTATCTCACTATGGCTGAAATCCATCAGGTGATGTGTTCTGGGTTTGCAACGATCGCTGGAAGCGTGTTTGTCGCATACGTGGCCCTCGGTGTGAATCCCCAGGCGCTGATTTCATCTTGTGTTATGAGCATACCTGCGTCACTCGCAGTATCAAAAATGAGGTACCCTGAGAAGGAAGAAACATTGACGGCAGGCCGCGTCACAATACCGGAAGACGAGGGCAACAAACCGGTAAATGCACTACATGCGTTTGCCGCGGGGGCCTGGTTAGGGTTAAAGATTGCAGCTATGATCACTGCCACATTGCTATGCATCATCTCCCTTATTGGACTCGCCAATGGGTTATTGACTTGGTGGGGCCGTTACCTTAACATCAATGATCCGCCGCTCACCATCGAACTCATTGTCGGATACTTATGCTACCCGGTCGCTTTTCTACTCGGTGTCCCACGCAATGGCGATATCCTGAAAGTAGCTCGTCTAATTGGGTTAAAGCTCATTGCA AATGAGTTTGTGGCGTACCGTGCTCTCCAAACCCAGGCGGAATATGCGACGCTTTCGCCCCGTTCCCGCCTTATTGCCACTTATGCACTCTGCGGTTTTGCGAACATCGGTTCTCTAGGGAACCAGGTTGGCGTCTTATCTCAGCTGGCTCCTGATCGGACGGCTGATGTGACCCGGGTCGCCGTGAGTGCCCTGATAACGGGGGCGCTGAGCACTTTGAGCAGTGCAAGCATCGCAGGATTACTCGTCACTGACGAGAGATAA
- a CDS encoding uncharacterized protein (EggNog:ENOG410PIFW~COG:S~BUSCO:4393at33183) — protein MDKLPAELILNITSYLAPEDLLNLQLVSKAFLTFGRDDLLWRSLLYESAWRDANPSMYNAHRAQVNGLDHHATRAAPSTHSHDPIYGKEGIDWYSEYMTRNAPISIRWLQQPKSKALHGVCNREIKGMGLLKRSAYAESRRVVAPLDNGSVCVWDISQQKPGEPTASWGQVVNTSKRGILFHDHSGRTGTSARKHVNESLVGGNCVNVDSPRSRVYIAVGNCVSEVDLAALQVVSQHNYPQCVSSLSQRQVDYDAPITVATTKDLYIYDPRCPAKPGALDHTTTVQCLTAELAALDVKLLCPLPPRNSGSASLPKPMALSVLHPPLPDINTIFVAGRFPSILQYDRRFFSTLQDTIYSGARLSALTTVPEVFHLGLGRAWQNHRGLVACGEYNGKGSLEMYGFSNESSASSFWDAEPTTIDKSTVYQNRQSTSASKVLSVATHGAKLVYSDANGNVRWVERDGKTPIRVWNINHDPQSRGGREGVGRRDLDDSGDIIPETIPPVLRVLIGERGRSDFIRQLLSTGGDLTEDEILVWTGSRVASLGFYPHPTSCPKEDNDRRGPENLDTERMEREYMETLERSMRSQAHDLNRLLAEMPSTIR, from the exons ATGGACAAGCTACCGGCCGAATTGATTTTAAATATCACCAGCT ACCTTGCGCCCGAGGATCTCCTCAACTTACAGCTCGTCTCAAAGGCCTTTCTCACTTTCGGCCGGGACGATCTACTGTGGCGGTCCCTTTTGTATGAGTCTGCTTGGCGCGATGCCAACCCTTCTATGTACAATGCCCACAGGGCGCAGGTTAACGG GCTTGATCATCATGCGACACGTGCAGCTCCGTCCACACACTCGCACGACCCGATATATGGGAAGGAGGGCATCGACTGGTATTCTGAGTACATGACGCGAAATGCACCGATTTCGATTCGATGGCTACAACAGCCAAAATCAAAGGCACTTCACGGTGTTTGCAACCGCGAGATCAAGGGCATGGGGTTGCTGAAGCGCTCCGCTTATGCTGAGTCGAGGAGAGTGGTAGCTCCGCTAGACAACGGCTCAGTTTGCGTTTGGGATATCAGCCAACAAAAACCTGGCGAGCCGACTGCTTCCTGGGGCCAGGTCGTTAACACAAGCAAGCGCGGCATCCTATTTCATGACCATTCGGGGCGAACTGGAACCTCGGCGAGAAAGCATGTCAACGAATCCTTGGTGGGTGGGAATTGCGTGAACGTTGACTCGCCCCGTTCTAGGGTGTATATCGCAGTTGGAAACTGTGTAAGTGAAGTAGACCTTGCAGCTCTACAAGTCGTGTCACAACACAACTACCCACAATGCGTCTCCTCTCTTTCACAGCGGCAGGTTGATTACGATGCTCCAATTACGGTCGCTACGACCAAGGATCTCTATATATACGACCCCAGGTGCCCGGCCAAACCCGGTGCTCTTGACCATACTACGACTGTTCAATGCCTCACAGCTGAGCTTGCTGCTCTCGACGTGAAGCTCTTGTGCCCTCTCCCGCCACGCAACAGCGGCTCTGCCTCTTTGCCAAAACCAATGGCTCTTTCGGTCCTTCATCCTCCCCTGCCGGATATCAATACAATCTTTGTAGCTGGCCGGTTCCCTAGCATCCTCCAGTATGACCGGAGATTCTTTTCAACTCTCCAGGATACAATCTATTCCGGAGCACGGTTGAGCGCCTTGACAACTGTTCCAGAGGTTTTTCATCTCGGTCTCGGTCGCGCTTGGCAAAATCATCGCGGATTGGTCGCCTGTGGTGAGTATAATGGAAAGGGCTCCCTCGAAATGTACGGATTCTCGAATGAGTCTTCCGCGTCCAGCTTTTGGGATGCAGAACCAACTACTATTGATAAATCTACGGTGTATCAGAACCGCCAATCAACCTCGGCTTCGAAAGTATTGTCAGTTGCAACCCATGGCGCAAAACTCGTCTATTCTGATGCAAATGGGAATGTTCGTTGGGTTGAACGAGATGGTAAGACTCCGATAAGAGTATGGAACATCAACCACGACCCTCAATCCCGCGGTGGTAGGGAAGGTGTAGGGCGAAGGGATCTGGATGACTCGGGTGACATAATTCCAGAGACAATTCCACCAGTTCTCCGTGTTCTTATAGGCGAGCGCGGACGCAGTGATTTCATTCGCCAGTTACTATCAACCGGTGGTGATCTCACAGAAGATGAGATACTTGTTTGGACGGGAAGCCGAGTTGCTAGTCTTGGGTTTTATCCGCATCCGACCTCCTGCCCTAAGGAGGACAACGACCGTCGGGGTCCGGAAAACCTTGATACAGAAAGGATGGAAAGAGAATACATGGAAACTCTCGAGCGGTCAATGCGCTCTCAGGCGCATGATCTCAATCGGCTACTGGCCGAGATGCCATCGACTATCCGATAG
- the UBC11 gene encoding Ubiquitin-conjugating enzyme E2 11 (EggNog:ENOG410PNQ1~COG:O~BUSCO:14287at33183) encodes MDYSLEDSQNAAPDAPSVQETSKLNPAAVKAEAQTVTKRLQSELMQLMTSPSPGISAFPDADGNLLSWTATINGPEDTPYENLVFKLSFGFPTNYPYAPPTVLFKTPIYHPNVDFSGRICLDILKEKWSAVYNVQSVLLSLQSLLGEPNNASPLNGQAAELWDTNPDEFKKHVLARHRDIEDIE; translated from the exons ATGGATTATTCTCTCGAGGATTCTCAGAATGCGGCTCCGGATGCCCCTTCGGTGCAAGAAACTTCGAAGCTGAATCCTGCGGCCGTCAAGGCCGAAGCCCAAACCGTCACAAAAAG ACTGCAAAGCGAGCTTATGCAGCTTATGACGTCCCCTTCGCCAGGAATCTCGGCTTTCCCCGATGCAGACGGAAACTTGCTTTCTTGGACGGCTACCATCAACGGTCCAGAGGATACCCCATATGAGAATCTGGTCTTCAAGCTCTCCTTTGGCTTCCCAACAAACTATCCCTATGCGCCTCCGACCGTCTTATTCAAAACCCCTATATACCATCCAAACGTCGACTTCTCTGGCCGTATTTGCCTTGATATTCTCAAGGAAAAGTGGAGTGCCGTGTATAACGTACAGAGTGTTCTGCTAAGTCTCCAAAGCCTGCTGGGTGAACCTAATAA TGCGAGCCCGCTGAATGGTCAGGCTGCCGAGTTGTGGGATACGAATCCAGATGAGTTTAAGAAGCATGTACTCGCTCGACATCGCGATATTGAGGACATTGAATAG
- a CDS encoding uncharacterized protein (EggNog:ENOG410PUFU~COG:I) yields MARIPEEMPHFPEHFNFAVDVVDKWAAETPSPQALLWVDQNGRNPLSLDYAYFSKRSHRAAGLLARLGVKKGDRVIIILPRVPAWWEVATAVIRLGGVVCPCTTLAVAHDIEYRAQASGATVFVGDSVSLEKFNSVRKNCPNVRLALQAAGAPLKDTLQYSSELDKFPEEFLFRGDGRKTKWSDPSMIYFTSGTTGMPKMVLHNQVSYPLAHVLTGRLWLDLEPGKLYWNLSEQGWAKAAWAWFGAWNCGAALFVQETVGPFSAEQTLDNLHNYPITTLCAPPTAYRQFVLPSRQEYFRRNPPMRLEHCVGAGEPLNDQVIRTWKEMCGLEIRDGYGQTETTLVCGNIKGNKVKFGSMGKPLPGVPLTVITPEGEESPADEEGEIAIATTTPEGFQTLNIFSGYLKPDGTVLRPTRQGKGRSWYLTGDRAYRDDEGYLWFVGRSDDVINSSGYRIGPFEVESVLKKHPAVVESAVVASPDAARVEVVKAFIVLQDEYKSRDPAALIAELQDFCKAETAPYKYPRRIQFVEPGFLPKTISGKIKRAELRALEKKIVERAQGAKI; encoded by the exons ATGGCGCGAATCCCCGAAGAAATGCCCCATTTCCCGGAGCACTTCAATTTCGCCGTTGACGTTGTTGACAAATGGGCCGCAGAAACCCCTTCACCGCAGGCGCTGCTCTGGGTTGATCAAAACGGTCGGAATCCCCTGTCTCTCGATTATGCCTATTTCTCGAAACGCTCCCACCGTGCCGCTGGGCTTCTCGCGCGTCTTGGTGTTAAAAAAGGGGATAGAGTGATCATTATCCTTCCACGCGTGCCAGCTTG GTGGGAGGTTGCTACTGCAGTAATACGTCTCGGTGGTGTTGTCTGCCCATGCACAACTTTGGCAGTCGCCCATGATATCGAATACCGAGCCCAGGCATCAGGAGCCACGGTCTTCGTTGGCGACAGCGTGAGCTTAGAGAAATTTAATTCAGTGCGCAAAAATTGCCCAAACGTCCGACTTGCCCTGCAAGCTGCTGGGGCTCCCCTCAAAGATACCCTGCAATATTCATCTGAATTGGACAAATTCCCGGAGGAATTCCTATTCCGTGGCGATGGCCGCAAGACTAAATGGTCGGACCCATCAATGATCTATTTTACCTCAGGAACAACGGGAATGCCAAAGATGGTGCTTCACAACCAAGTCTCATATCCTTTAG CCCATGTGTTGACCGGACGTCTATGGCTGGATTTGGAGCCCGGGAAGCTTTATTGGAATTTGTCAGAGCAGG GCTGGGCGAAAGCAGCTTGGGCCTGGTTTGGTGCCTGGAATTGCGGAGCGGCCCTCTTTGTTCAAGAGACTGTCGGCCCATTCAGCGCAGAACAAACATTAGACAATCTCCATAACTATCCTATCACCACCCTATGTGCTCCCCCAACCGCGTATCGCCAATTTGTGCTACCTTCACGACAGGAATACTTCCGCAGAAATCCACCCATGAGGCTTGAGCATTGCGTCGGTGCGGGTGAGCCGCTCAACGACCAAGTCATTCGGACTTGGAAAGAAATGTGTGGGCTCGAAATTCGAGATGGATATGGACAAACAGAGACGACGCTAGTTTGCGGCAATATTAAAGGCAACAAGGTTAAATTTGGCTCAATGGGCAAACCTCTACCCGGCGTCCCATTAACGGTTATCACCCCAGAGGGCGAAGAATCGCCTGCTGACGAGGAAGGTGAAATTGCTATCGCCACTACGACTCCAGAAGGATTTCAGACCCTCAATATCTTTTCAGGCTACTTGAAACCTGACGGCACTGTTTTGCGACCTACCCGCCAAGGAAAGGGTCGATCATGGTATTTAACTGGTGATAGAGCGTACAGAGATGACGAGGGGTATCTCTGGTTTGTCGGTCGTTCTGACGACGTTATAAACTCCTCAGGCTACAGAATTG GCCCCTTCGAAGTTGAGTCAGTACTCAAGAAACACCCGGCCGTAGTGGAATCTGCTGTCGTAGCTTCGCCAGACGCTGCCCGCGTTGAAGTTGTGAAAGCTTTCATCGTCTTACAAGATGAATACAAATCTCGTGATCCCGCTGCTCTTATTGCCGAATTACAAGACTTCTGCAAGGCAGAGACCGCTCCATACAAGTATCCCCGGCGTATCCAGTTCGTGGAACCGGGATTCTTGCCCAAGACAATAAGCGGGAAGATCAAACGGGCTGAACTAAGGGCTTTGGAAAAGAAGATAGTTGAGAGAGCCCAAGGTGCAAAGATATAA
- a CDS encoding uncharacterized protein (EggNog:ENOG410QEE6~COG:H~BUSCO:12986at33183), which translates to MPSAITDEGLKFNTIEETIEAFRNGEFIVVLDSQNRENEGDLIIAADAVTPAKMAFMIRYTSGYICAPILPELAASLDLPQMVTDNTDPNRTAYTISIDSNDPSVSTGISARDRSLTCRNLASPDVKPTDFRRPGHILPLRARPGGVRERNGHTEATIDFCRLAGKREVGVICELVEDGDEVAPNVAERTDCSMMRRDGCLRFGKRWGLKVCTIEDLVDYLERTEGSLPTLNGKH; encoded by the exons ATGCCGTCCGCAATAACAGACGAAGGTCTGAAGTTCAATACAATTGAAGAGACTATAGAAGCATTCA GAAATGGAGAATTCATCGTTGTGTTGGATTCTCAGAACCGGGAGAATGAAGGGGACTTGATCATCGCCGCCGATGCGGTCACACCCGCAAAAATGGCGTTCATGATCCGCTACACAAG CGGTTATATCTGCGCCCCAATTCTCCCCGAGCTTGCTGCTTCTCTCGATCTTCCGCAAATGGTGACGGACAACACAGACCCTAACCGGACCGCATACACAATCTCAATCGACTCAAACGACCCCTCCGTTTCGACTGGAATATCTGCCCGTGATCGCTCTCTGACCTGCCGTAACCTTGCCTCCCCAGACGTCAAACCCACCGATTTCCGGCGGCCAGGACATATTCTTCCGCTCCGCGCTCGACCCGGTGGTGTTCGTGAACGTAATGGCCACACTGAAGCGACGATAGATTTCTGCAGATTGGCTGGAAAACGAGAGGTGGGCGTGATCTGTGAGCTTGTGGAAGATGGTGACGAGGTTGCTCCCAATGTTGCAGAGAGGACGGATTGTTCGATGATGAGAAGAGATGGGTGTCTGAGATTTGGGAAGAGATGGGGGCTGAAAGTTTGCACGATTGAGGATTTAGTGGACTATTTGGAGAGGACGGAAGGATCGCTTCCTACACTAAACGGGAAGCATTGA
- the CHK1 gene encoding Chk1 protein kinase (EggNog:ENOG410PG25~COG:D~BUSCO:4574at33183), translating to MKHSQLAPLPEDLPFRIVSKTIGQGAYACIKKACPLQNDTPLFAVKFIHKDYAARHGRITSKQLQMEVALHKHVGLHNNIIAFYNTDENETWRWIAMELAEGGDLFDKIEADEGVGEDIAHVYFAQLITAVGFMHSKGVGHRDIKPENILLSSDGNLKIADFGLATLFEYNGKMKMSTTLCGSPPYIAPEVIQCSNRAQSRGGGYRADLADIWSCGVVLFVLLVGNTPWDSPTDESYEYCEYVKANAKPEDELWQRLPVAVLSLLRGMMKIDSSKRFSMQDVRRHPWFTKQNKYLSSDGRLINPVNMATTMFESLHIDFNQDPLSFCQNTPSSSPDVMLDDQPHDSIKPRFSSTQPEPLTDDMLIDWDGPPRLTTSFQSASQPKTLRNPADNGMLADRLMDEPSMSQFSATPSVPLSRTQNAGKFQDIIPCSGLTRFFSNWPLSLLVPRVCEALQLIHVPASPKSSETSVVIRIRTNDDRKCPISGNIIVEVIAEGIAEVEFVKVKGDPLEWRRFFKKITVLCKDAVLRPDN from the exons ATGAAACACTCCCAGCTGGCCCCGCTTCCGGAGGACCTGCCCTTTCGCATTGTCTCAAAGACGATCGGGCAAGGTGCTTACGCCTG TATCAAAAAGGCATGTCCCCTTCAGAACGATACCCCCCTCTTTGCTGTCAAGTTCATCCACAAGGATTATGCTGCTCGTCATGGGCGCATTACCTCAAAACAACTTCAAATGGAGGTGGCTCTCCACAAACACGTGGGACTGCATAATAACATCATTGCATTCTATAACACGGACGAAAATGAAACGTGGCGATGGATAGCGATGGAACTGGCAGAGGGCGGTGATCTATTTGACAAAATTGAGGCTGATGAGGGGGTGGGGGAAGACATTGCTCATGTATACTTCGCACAGCTCATCACTGCCGTTGGATTTATGCACTCCAAAGGGGTAGGACATCGGGACATCAAGCCCGAGAATATTTTATTGTCTTCTGATGGAAATTTAAAAATTGCCGATTTTGGGCTGGCGACGCTCTTCGAATACAATGGCAAAATGAAAATGAGTACTACACTCTGCGGAAGCCCTCCGTATATCGCTCCGGAGGTGATTCAATGCAGTAATCGCGCGCAATCAAGAGGAGGAGGGTACAGGGCGGACTTGGCGGACATCTGGTCTTGCGGAGTTGTGCTCTTCGTTTTGTTGGTTGGAAACACTCCTTGGGACAGTCCCACGGACGAAAGTTATGAATATTGTGAATATGTCAAGGCAAATGCAAAACCGGAGGATGAGCTCTGGCAGCGTCTGCCAGTTGCCGTACTGTCACTGCTTCGTGGCATGATGAAGATTGATTCATCCAAAAGATTCTCCATGCAGGACGTACGCCGCCATCCATGGTTTACGAAACAGAACAAGTATCTTTCTTCTGACGGCAGACTCATTAATCCGGTCAATATGGCCACGACAATGTTCGAGTCATTGCACATAGACTTTAACCAAGAccctctctctttctgtCAGAACACACCTTCCAGCAGTCCAGACGTGATGCTCGATGACCAGCCACACGATAGCATAAAGCCAAGATTTTCTTCTACCCAACCTGAACCCTTAACGGACGACATGCTAATTGACTGGGATGGCCCGCCACGCTTAACTACGAGCTTCCAATCCGCTTCGCAGCCCAAAACACTGCGAAACCCTGCAGACAATGGTATGTTGGCGGATCGCCTCATGGACGAACCATCCATGTCACAGTTTTCTGCGACGCCGTCGGTGCCACTTAGTCGGACCCAAAATGCCGGAAAATTCCAAGACATCATTCCCTGTTCGGGTCTTACAAGATTCTTCTCGAACTGGCCTCTCAGCCTTCTCGTACCTCGCGTGTGCGAAGCTCTTCAGCTGATCCATGTCCCAGCCTCGCCTAAATCATCCGAAACCTCTGTCGTTATCCGCATTCGCACGAATGACGATAGGAAATGCCCCATAAGTGGAAATATCATTGTTGAGGTCATTGCGGAAGGAATTGCAGAGGTCGAATTTGTCAAAGTTAAAGGTGATCCTCTTGAATGGAGACGGTTCTTTAAGAAGATTACAGTGCTATGTAAAGATGCAGTTTTGAGACCTGACAATTGA
- a CDS encoding uncharacterized protein (BUSCO:295692at4751~EggNog:ENOG410PHVN~COG:K~BUSCO:12283at33183) — translation MSYFQNQISSFSNSVISAASRLPQDRRAPGNASTVTASAAQASSSTNAAPATTNGKRQDADIVYSQPANTGTGKDIMTQVVFAIEHMKSKDVPLTFSDIQSYLSLHRQGHDQAYIHALRRILQSHDKVDYDPQGSKGEGTFRFRPPHNIRSADQLLQKLQSQPTAQGMSVRELREGWPNIVETINKLEKEGKLLVTRNKKDDHPRMVWANDPTLIHQFDAEFRQIWEKVKIPDQQTVAEELEKAGITPTSKHKPVKQRPKIEQKKVKKPRRSGKTTNTHMAGILRDYSHLKR, via the coding sequence ATGTCTTATTTTCAGAACCAGATTAGTTCCTTCAGCAACAGCGTCATTTCTGCAGCTAGTCGGCTTCCGCAAGACCGGCGCGCACCTGGTAATGCCAGCACTGTGACAGCCTCTGCGGCTCAAGCTTCGTCTTCGACCAACGCAGCCCCGGCTACGACAAATGGCAAACGGCAAGATGCGGATATCGTCTACTCGCAACCCGCTAACACGGGAACGGGGAAGGACATCATGACACAAGTGGTGTTCGCCATCGAGCATATGAAAAGCAAAGATGTTCCCCTGACTTTCTCCGACATCCAATCGTACCTGTCTTTACATCGCCAGGGTCATGATCAGGCTTATATCCATGCCTTACGAAGGATTTTGCAGTCGCATGACAAGGTCGATTATGACCCACAGGGTTCCAAGGGCGAGGGAACCTTCCGCTTTCGACCTCCTCATAACATCCGGTCCGCGGACCAACTCCTTCAGAAACTCCAGTCACAACCTACCGCTCAGGGGATGAGTGTGCGAGAGCTTCGAGAAGGTTGGCCGAATATCGTCGAAACGATAAACAAGCTGGAAAAGGAAGGCAAGCTCCTGGTGACGAggaacaagaaagatgaCCATCCAAGGATGGTGTGGGCCAATGATCCGACCCTGATTCATCAGTTCGACGCTGAATTTCGGCAGATCTGGGAGAAGGTTAAGATTCCAGATCAGCAGACTGTTGCAGAAGAGCTTGAAAAGGCTGGCATTACGCCTACCAGCAAGCACAAGCCTGTGAAGCAACGGCCGAAGATCGAGCAGAAAAAGGTTAAGAAGCCGCGAAGAAGTGGCAAGACCACCAACACCCATATGGCTGGAATTCTGCGAGACTATTCGCATCTAAAAAGATGA